In Mobula hypostoma chromosome 10, sMobHyp1.1, whole genome shotgun sequence, a single genomic region encodes these proteins:
- the thtpa gene encoding thiamine-triphosphatase has product MPIEVERKFAVRPDTERCLASLGGQRLGSRSLLDRYFDTEDLRLTSADLWLRTREGRWQLKSRVGAGGPADGTTRYRETTSEAEILALLRPLLTAAAGGLDRLVESGHLQEFAAIRTQRISYRLPQGTVVDLDLADFGHRVGEIEVEVGTEAEVPAAQARIEELARSLGLDGEEVLPGKMHVFLQKFRPLHYQKLLDARVL; this is encoded by the exons ATGCCCATCGAGGTGGAGCGCAAGTTTGCCGTGCGCCCCGACACAGAGCGGTGTTTGGCGTCCCTGGGCGGGCAGCGCCTGGGCAGCCGCTCTCTGCTGGACCGCTACTTCGACACCGAAGACCTGCGGCTCACGTCCGCCGACCTGTGGCTCCGGACCCGCGAGGGCCGCTGGCAGCTGAAAAGCCGCGTCGGGGCTGGGGGGCCGGCTGACGGGACCACCCGCTACCGTGAGACCACGTCGGAGGCCGAGATCTTGGCCCTGCTGCGGCCGCTGCTGACCGCCGCCGCGGGGGGCCTGGACCGGCTGGTGGAGAGCGGGCACCTGCAAGAGTTCGCCGCCATCCGCACCCAGCGCATCTCCTACCGCCTGCCCCAGGGGACGGTGGTGGACCTGGACCTGGCCGACTTCGGCCACCGGGTAGGCGAGATCGAGGTGGAGGTGGGCACCGAGGCCGAGGTGCCCGCGGCCCAGGCCAGGATCGAGGAGCTGGCACGCAGCCTGG GTCTGGACGGTGAAGAGGTCCTTCCTGGCAAGATGCACGTCTTCCTGCAGAAGTTCCGCCCACTTCACTACCAGAAGCTCTTGGACGCCAGAGTCCTGTAG